One Candidatus Devosia phytovorans genomic window carries:
- a CDS encoding UvrD-helicase domain-containing protein, which yields MPGEAPQFDRPQAGAITSQFKRNQAPDYLSGLNQEQRDAVESVDGPLLVLAGAGTGKTRVLTTRIAHIINTNRAWPSQILSVTFTNKAAREMKERIEKLVPRLEAMPWSGTFHSIGARILRQHAGLVGLTSTFTILDTDDQIRLIKQLLEADNIDEKRWPAKLFASMMDGWKNKGLLPKDVSPADSGSYANGRGAQLYAAYQARLKSLNAVDFGDLLLECIRLFKENPDVLAEYHRKFKYMLVDEYQDSNVAQYLWLRLLAQGKPASEANICVVGDDDQSIYGWRGAEVDNILRFEKDFPGAKVIKLERNYRSTSNILKAASNIIAFNESRLGKTLQTDVGETGEPVAVTQVWDSEEEARTVGEEIEQYQRAGETLNSMAILVRASFQMREFEERFITLGLNYRVIGGPRFYERKEIRDAIAYLRLVAQPADDLALDRIINVPKRGLGDSTVQLLHNAARAANVPLLSAIRMLVETEELKPKQRSTLLSLVSQFDDWAFHAQSMKPFELVERILEESGYTDMLSADKSVESQGRKENLKELSRSMEEFDTLGGFLEHISLVMDRDSTEASDAVTIMTLHGAKGLEFNTVFLPGWEEGTFPSQRSMDESGRAGLEEERRLAYVGITRGRKRVRISAAQNRRIHGLWQSAIPSRFLDELPPDAVEVTDTGSSYGGYGYGGGGGASSRFNRADPFESVYETPGWQRARANQSSRKGGGPLTIDGDLVARSVDLGNDRSAFSMGERVFHLKFGYGSITQIEGNKLSIEFEKAGPKKVLESFVKKA from the coding sequence ATGCCCGGTGAAGCCCCTCAGTTCGACCGCCCCCAGGCCGGTGCGATTACCAGCCAGTTCAAGCGCAACCAGGCGCCGGACTATTTGAGTGGTTTGAACCAAGAACAGCGCGACGCCGTGGAGAGCGTTGACGGGCCCCTGCTCGTCCTCGCTGGCGCCGGCACCGGCAAGACCCGCGTGCTGACCACCCGCATTGCCCATATCATCAATACCAATCGCGCCTGGCCTTCGCAGATCCTGTCGGTGACCTTCACCAACAAGGCTGCACGGGAAATGAAAGAGCGTATTGAAAAGCTCGTCCCCCGGCTCGAGGCAATGCCGTGGTCCGGGACGTTCCACTCGATCGGCGCCCGTATTTTGCGCCAGCATGCCGGTCTGGTCGGCCTCACCAGCACCTTCACCATCCTCGATACCGACGATCAGATCCGCCTGATCAAGCAATTGCTCGAGGCCGACAACATTGACGAGAAGCGCTGGCCGGCAAAGCTCTTTGCCTCGATGATGGACGGCTGGAAGAACAAGGGCCTGCTGCCCAAGGATGTCTCGCCGGCCGATAGCGGCTCCTATGCCAATGGCCGCGGCGCCCAACTCTATGCGGCCTATCAGGCCCGGCTGAAATCGCTCAACGCCGTCGATTTCGGCGACCTGCTGCTCGAATGCATCCGGCTGTTCAAGGAAAACCCCGACGTTCTGGCGGAATATCACCGCAAGTTCAAATACATGCTGGTGGATGAATATCAGGACAGTAACGTCGCTCAATATCTCTGGCTGCGTCTGCTCGCGCAGGGCAAGCCTGCCAGCGAAGCCAATATCTGCGTCGTCGGCGACGACGACCAGTCCATTTATGGCTGGCGCGGCGCCGAGGTCGACAACATCCTGCGCTTCGAAAAGGATTTTCCGGGCGCCAAGGTGATCAAGCTTGAGCGCAATTACCGCTCGACCTCCAATATCCTCAAGGCCGCCTCCAACATCATCGCCTTCAACGAGAGCCGCCTCGGCAAGACGCTGCAGACCGATGTCGGGGAAACCGGCGAGCCGGTCGCGGTCACCCAGGTCTGGGACAGCGAGGAAGAAGCGCGCACAGTCGGCGAGGAAATCGAGCAGTATCAGCGCGCTGGCGAAACGCTGAACTCCATGGCCATTCTCGTCCGCGCCTCATTCCAGATGCGTGAATTCGAAGAACGCTTCATCACCCTGGGGCTCAACTACCGGGTCATCGGCGGCCCCAGGTTCTATGAGCGCAAGGAAATCCGCGACGCCATTGCCTATCTGCGCTTGGTCGCCCAGCCGGCCGACGATCTGGCCCTCGACCGCATCATCAATGTGCCAAAGCGCGGCCTCGGCGACTCAACGGTCCAGCTGCTGCACAACGCCGCCCGGGCCGCCAATGTCCCGCTGCTGTCTGCCATCCGCATGCTGGTGGAAACCGAGGAGCTCAAGCCCAAGCAACGCAGCACGCTGCTGAGCCTTGTGTCGCAGTTCGACGACTGGGCCTTTCACGCCCAGTCCATGAAACCGTTCGAGCTGGTGGAGCGCATCCTCGAGGAGAGCGGCTATACCGACATGCTGAGCGCCGACAAGTCGGTGGAATCGCAAGGCCGCAAGGAAAACCTCAAGGAACTCAGCCGTTCCATGGAGGAATTCGACACCCTCGGTGGCTTCCTCGAACACATATCGCTGGTCATGGATCGCGACAGCACGGAAGCCTCCGACGCCGTCACCATCATGACCCTGCATGGCGCCAAGGGGCTTGAGTTCAACACCGTCTTCCTGCCCGGCTGGGAGGAAGGCACCTTCCCTAGCCAGCGCAGCATGGATGAGAGCGGTCGCGCCGGCCTCGAAGAGGAACGACGCCTCGCCTATGTCGGCATCACCCGCGGTCGCAAGCGCGTGCGCATCTCCGCCGCCCAGAACCGCCGCATCCACGGCCTCTGGCAGTCCGCCATTCCCTCTCGCTTCCTCGATGAGCTGCCGCCCGACGCCGTTGAAGTCACCGATACCGGCTCATCCTATGGCGGTTACGGCTATGGTGGGGGCGGCGGCGCCAGCTCGCGCTTCAACAGGGCCGACCCCTTCGAAAGCGTCTATGAGACCCCCGGCTGGCAGCGCGCCCGTGCCAACCAGTCCTCCCGCAAGGGCGGCGGTCCCCTGACCATCGACGGCGACCTCGTCGCCCGCTCCGTCGACCTCGGCAACGACCGCTCGGCCTTCTCCATGGGCGAACGCGTCTTCCACCTCAAGTTCGGCTACGGCAGCATCACCCAGATCGAAGGCAACAAGCTGAGCATCGAGTTCGAAAAGGCCGGCCCCAAGAAGGTGTTGGAGAGCTTTGTGAAGAAGGCCTAG
- a CDS encoding DUF3828 domain-containing protein: MRLAALAGVFMLAATSFAAAQPYETPEALLEAFYEPYFTGDFPADESQFRSENLQALYDADAESTPEGEMGALSFDPYVDGQDYEITDLEIGEPVPEEDVVLVEVSFSNFNEPRSLTYELVEEDGWKINDVVSTNPDNEYRLSEIFDDGSE, translated from the coding sequence ATGCGCCTTGCTGCCCTTGCCGGCGTTTTCATGCTCGCCGCGACGAGCTTTGCCGCTGCCCAGCCCTATGAAACGCCAGAGGCGCTGCTGGAGGCCTTTTACGAGCCCTATTTCACCGGCGACTTCCCGGCGGACGAGAGCCAGTTCCGCTCGGAAAACCTGCAGGCGCTCTATGATGCCGATGCCGAGAGCACGCCGGAAGGCGAAATGGGCGCGCTGAGCTTTGATCCCTATGTCGATGGCCAAGACTATGAAATCACCGATCTCGAAATCGGTGAGCCGGTGCCCGAGGAGGATGTCGTGCTGGTGGAGGTGAGTTTCAGCAATTTCAACGAGCCGCGCAGCCTCACCTATGAGCTGGTCGAAGAGGATGGCTGGAAGATCAATGACGTGGTCTCGACCAATCCGGACAATGAATATCGTCTGAGCGAGATTTTCGACGACGGTTCCGAATAG
- a CDS encoding 50S ribosomal protein L11 methyltransferase codes for MAVDQLSSIPLTKDQAYALVDAVMERDDLALTASAHENEETGEWIFEATCDSPPDVDSFVELARQTLGGAVEFSVAPIDPDFNWVAKSLEGLAPVIAGGFYVYGSHEDGPVPGGLTAMKIDAAQAFGTGHHETTTGCLEAINITLKRKKPRHMIDVGTGTGVLAIALAKRTNRTVIASDIDPISVTTTVDNAAQNGVGKHIVALEATGVTHPAIKQNAPYDLIVANILAGPLMALAPDIGRIADKGATVILSGILQHQARGVINAYARQGMILSQKLQRKDWTTLILTMP; via the coding sequence ATGGCCGTCGATCAGCTCTCATCCATTCCGCTCACAAAGGACCAGGCCTATGCCCTGGTCGATGCGGTGATGGAACGCGACGACCTGGCGCTGACTGCCTCGGCGCATGAGAATGAAGAGACCGGCGAGTGGATCTTCGAAGCCACCTGCGACAGCCCGCCCGACGTTGATTCATTTGTTGAACTGGCGCGCCAAACCCTTGGCGGCGCGGTCGAATTCTCGGTCGCGCCGATCGATCCGGATTTCAACTGGGTCGCCAAGTCGCTGGAAGGCCTGGCCCCGGTGATTGCCGGCGGCTTCTATGTCTATGGCAGCCACGAGGACGGCCCCGTCCCCGGAGGGCTGACGGCGATGAAAATCGATGCGGCCCAGGCCTTTGGCACCGGTCACCACGAGACCACCACGGGGTGCCTGGAAGCCATCAACATCACGCTCAAGCGCAAGAAGCCGCGCCACATGATCGACGTCGGCACCGGCACCGGCGTGTTGGCCATTGCCCTCGCCAAGCGCACCAACCGCACGGTCATCGCCAGCGATATCGACCCGATCTCGGTGACCACCACGGTGGACAATGCCGCCCAGAATGGCGTCGGCAAGCATATCGTCGCGCTCGAAGCCACCGGCGTAACCCACCCTGCCATCAAGCAGAATGCGCCCTATGACCTGATCGTCGCCAATATCCTGGCCGGTCCGCTGATGGCGCTGGCCCCCGATATCGGCCGCATCGCGGACAAGGGCGCTACCGTCATCCTCTCGGGCATTTTGCAGCACCAGGCTCGCGGCGTCATCAACGCCTATGCCCGCCAGGGCATGATCCTCAGCCAGAAGCTGCAGCGCAAGGACTGGACCACACTGATCCTGACCATGCCGTAG
- the ligA gene encoding NAD-dependent DNA ligase LigA: MSQKPVSELTVEEAEAELARLAEAIAAANIDYHQKDAPALTDADFDALRQRNDAIELAFPDLVRTDSPGLSVGAPPAEGISISKKRKLVSEIADDWLLVYPNNYKSDFVALLEKLSQSSIDKIYMDAHRDLSDLKSEEKRHRLRALQRTAVRRKTSIADDIFRVLEQASRAYYVEDSPIFTDSQYDSLRNLLEYILKNEKSHAYKPYLRRLDKVGAKPDSNFKKVRHGVAMLSLGNVYVDEEVRDFVARAHAYFKQDRLGEDLAFVAEPKIDGLSASLRYENGVFVRGATRGDGVEGEDVTENLRTISDIPHRLKTNDYPDVIEIRGEVYMPHEEFFRLRDWSRSAGRQEYVNPRNTAAGSLRQKDPSVTASRNLRFFAYGWGEASHPPADTQFEAVNALGRWGFTINSLMMRCLNASDMLRHYRFIEGQRSRLGYDIDGVVYKIDRLDLQERWGFVARAPRWAVAHKFPAERAMTVVRDIEIQVGRTGTLAPVARLEPVTVGGVVVENVTLHNEDYIAGKDSNGLPIREGKDIRIGDTVIIQRAGDVIPQIVDVVLDKRPADAMPYEMPHVCPVCGSPATREINEKTGKEDSRRRCTGEMICPAQAVEGLRHFVSRGALDIEGLGAENIDTFFNAGLIKTAADIFTLKDRRPEVQKALAERREEQAKVREAASGKTRKNVRSVEDRNYEGLDKLFAAVDARREPELDRFIFALGIRHIGETTGAVLARTFGSMEKLEEAGKELAAAEDPMAVFPSVDGIGSTVVEALVDFFRNERNVAALDRLLEQVHPKDYVVEIAADSQVAGKTVVFTGTLEKMSRSEAKAMAERLGAKVAGSVSAKTDILIAGPGAGSKLKSAEALGVEVISEDEWFVRVGK; encoded by the coding sequence CTGTCCCAAAAGCCCGTCTCCGAGCTGACCGTCGAGGAGGCCGAGGCAGAGCTGGCGCGCCTCGCCGAAGCCATTGCCGCTGCCAATATCGACTACCATCAGAAGGACGCGCCGGCGCTGACCGACGCGGATTTCGACGCGCTGCGACAGCGCAATGACGCGATCGAGCTGGCCTTTCCCGATCTCGTCCGCACCGATAGCCCCGGCCTGTCGGTCGGTGCGCCGCCCGCCGAAGGCATCTCAATCAGCAAAAAAAGGAAATTGGTTAGCGAGATCGCTGACGACTGGCTGCTTGTTTACCCGAACAATTATAAATCCGACTTTGTTGCTCTTCTGGAGAAGTTGTCACAATCAAGTATCGACAAGATATACATGGATGCACACAGGGATTTGTCCGACCTGAAATCTGAAGAGAAGCGCCATAGATTGCGCGCTCTGCAAAGGACCGCTGTTCGTCGCAAAACATCTATTGCTGATGACATATTTCGAGTTTTGGAACAGGCGTCTCGCGCTTATTATGTTGAGGATAGCCCTATATTTACAGACTCTCAGTATGATTCACTACGGAATCTTCTAGAGTACATTCTAAAGAACGAAAAATCGCATGCCTATAAGCCATATCTTCGCAGATTGGACAAAGTAGGTGCAAAGCCGGACTCTAACTTCAAAAAGGTTAGGCATGGCGTCGCAATGCTTAGTCTTGGAAACGTCTATGTCGATGAAGAGGTACGAGATTTTGTTGCGCGCGCTCATGCATACTTCAAACAGGATCGCCTAGGCGAGGATCTCGCTTTTGTAGCTGAGCCTAAGATTGACGGTCTATCCGCCTCGCTTAGGTATGAGAACGGAGTATTTGTGAGAGGTGCCACCCGTGGTGATGGGGTCGAGGGAGAAGATGTAACTGAAAACCTTCGGACAATATCTGACATACCGCACCGACTTAAGACTAACGACTACCCAGACGTTATTGAAATAAGAGGCGAAGTGTACATGCCTCATGAAGAGTTCTTCCGACTCAGGGACTGGTCTCGGTCTGCAGGAAGGCAAGAATATGTGAATCCTCGCAATACCGCGGCTGGTTCGTTAAGGCAGAAAGATCCAAGCGTTACAGCATCGCGGAACTTGCGGTTCTTTGCATATGGATGGGGTGAAGCTAGTCATCCTCCCGCGGACACGCAGTTTGAGGCGGTTAATGCACTAGGGCGTTGGGGATTCACGATTAATTCCCTTATGATGCGCTGCCTAAATGCATCGGACATGCTGAGGCACTATCGCTTTATTGAAGGGCAACGATCGAGACTGGGGTACGACATTGACGGTGTTGTATACAAGATTGACCGTCTTGATCTCCAAGAGCGTTGGGGGTTCGTGGCGCGAGCGCCGCGCTGGGCCGTAGCGCACAAATTTCCCGCCGAACGAGCCATGACTGTGGTGCGTGACATCGAAATCCAAGTCGGTCGCACTGGCACATTGGCGCCAGTGGCACGGTTGGAACCTGTGACCGTTGGCGGTGTGGTGGTCGAGAATGTGACCCTCCACAACGAGGATTATATCGCGGGCAAGGACAGCAATGGCCTGCCGATCCGCGAGGGCAAGGATATCCGCATCGGCGATACGGTCATCATCCAGCGCGCGGGCGACGTTATTCCGCAGATTGTCGATGTGGTGCTGGACAAGCGTCCGGCTGACGCGATGCCCTATGAAATGCCGCATGTCTGCCCGGTCTGCGGCTCTCCGGCAACGCGCGAGATCAACGAGAAGACCGGCAAGGAAGATTCGCGCCGCCGCTGCACCGGTGAGATGATCTGCCCGGCCCAGGCCGTGGAGGGCCTGCGCCATTTCGTGTCGCGCGGGGCGCTGGATATCGAAGGCCTTGGCGCCGAGAATATCGACACCTTCTTCAATGCAGGCCTGATCAAGACGGCCGCCGATATCTTTACCCTCAAGGACCGCCGGCCCGAAGTGCAGAAGGCCTTGGCCGAGCGGCGCGAGGAACAGGCGAAGGTTCGCGAAGCAGCGTCGGGCAAGACGCGCAAGAATGTGCGGAGCGTCGAGGATCGCAACTACGAGGGGCTCGACAAGCTGTTTGCCGCCGTGGATGCGCGGCGCGAACCCGAACTGGACCGTTTCATCTTCGCCCTGGGCATCCGCCATATCGGCGAGACGACTGGTGCCGTGCTGGCCCGCACTTTTGGCTCGATGGAAAAGCTTGAGGAGGCTGGCAAGGAACTGGCGGCGGCCGAGGACCCGATGGCCGTTTTTCCATCGGTGGACGGTATCGGCTCCACCGTAGTCGAAGCCCTGGTCGATTTCTTCCGCAATGAGCGCAATGTCGCTGCTTTGGATCGCCTGCTGGAGCAGGTGCATCCGAAGGACTACGTGGTCGAAATCGCCGCCGACAGTCAGGTCGCTGGAAAGACAGTGGTTTTTACCGGCACGCTCGAAAAAATGTCACGATCGGAGGCCAAGGCTATGGCTGAAAGACTGGGTGCCAAGGTGGCGGGATCGGTATCGGCCAAGACCGATATCCTGATCGCCGGGCCGGGCGCCGGGTCCAAGCTCAAGTCTGCCGAGGCGCTGGGCGTCGAGGTGATCAGCGAAGACGAGTGGTTTGTCCGCGTCGGAAAGTAG
- a CDS encoding aminopeptidase P family protein: MTAQSFPPAVFQSFEEKSDKTNVAPRLKALRDAMAAADIQGFLIPRADAHRGESVPASEARLAYITGFTGSAGMALVGPEQAGLYVDSRYTLQAPAQTDTDLVTVIQTDRGGPNDESIKLVPAGGKLAYDPWLHTPGEVRELARLFHGHATLVPHANLVDAIWSDRPSAPVSTIEFLGHNRAGQQSSSKIEEVRKQLASDLADAAVLTLPESICWLFNMRGRDVPNTPFVLGFAIVPQVGTPTLYLDPAKITDELTRALDGIATVDSSTRFEEALKALGAAGKSVLIDPTSAPEAVATALKDAGATLIEKRDPVLLPKSRKNEAELAGMHEAHGLDGVALAKFLSWFDETAPKGELTEIAIVTALEAFRREDETCVDASFDTISGAGPNGAIVHYRVSDKTDRRLNPGEIMLVDSGAQYLSGTTDITRTLSTGKPSDEQRDRYTRVLKGMIAISMARFPKGTSGAQIDVLARQFLWQDGITYNHGTGHGVGAYLGVHEGPVGISSRYTLPLEVGNVISNEPGYYKTGEYGIRIENLITVVESADFPGFLEFETLTLAPIDKRLIRKSLLTDAERAWLDDYHYRVWKQIGPRVKGKVRDWLKEATEKL, from the coding sequence ATGACCGCCCAGAGTTTTCCGCCTGCCGTGTTCCAGAGCTTTGAGGAAAAGTCCGACAAGACCAATGTCGCGCCCCGCCTCAAGGCCCTGCGGGACGCGATGGCGGCGGCGGACATCCAGGGTTTTCTGATTCCGCGTGCCGATGCCCATCGCGGCGAATCTGTACCGGCCAGCGAAGCACGCCTCGCCTATATCACCGGCTTCACCGGTTCGGCCGGCATGGCCCTGGTCGGCCCCGAGCAGGCCGGCCTTTACGTCGACAGCCGCTACACATTGCAGGCCCCGGCCCAGACCGACACCGATCTTGTGACCGTGATCCAGACCGACCGCGGCGGCCCCAACGACGAATCCATAAAGCTCGTCCCCGCCGGCGGCAAACTGGCCTATGATCCCTGGCTCCATACACCCGGCGAAGTGCGCGAACTGGCGAGGCTGTTTCATGGCCATGCCACGCTGGTGCCGCATGCAAACCTTGTGGATGCGATCTGGTCGGACCGCCCTTCGGCACCGGTCTCGACGATCGAATTTCTCGGCCACAACCGCGCCGGCCAGCAATCGTCCAGCAAGATTGAAGAAGTCCGCAAGCAGCTTGCGAGCGATCTTGCCGATGCGGCCGTGTTGACCCTGCCCGAATCCATCTGCTGGCTGTTCAACATGCGCGGCCGCGATGTCCCCAACACGCCCTTCGTCCTCGGCTTTGCCATCGTCCCGCAGGTGGGCACCCCCACGCTTTATCTCGACCCGGCCAAGATCACCGACGAGCTGACCAGGGCGCTCGACGGCATTGCCACTGTCGACAGCAGCACGCGCTTCGAGGAGGCGCTAAAGGCTCTCGGCGCCGCAGGAAAATCGGTCCTCATCGACCCGACCTCTGCTCCCGAAGCCGTTGCGACGGCTCTGAAGGACGCCGGTGCCACGCTGATCGAAAAGCGCGACCCGGTGCTCCTGCCCAAGTCCCGCAAGAACGAGGCTGAGCTCGCCGGGATGCACGAAGCCCATGGCCTCGACGGCGTGGCCCTGGCCAAATTCCTGTCATGGTTCGATGAAACGGCGCCCAAGGGCGAGCTGACCGAAATTGCCATCGTCACCGCGCTGGAGGCCTTCCGCCGCGAGGACGAGACTTGCGTCGACGCCAGCTTCGATACGATCTCTGGCGCCGGCCCCAATGGCGCCATCGTGCACTACCGCGTCAGCGACAAGACCGACCGCAGGCTCAACCCCGGCGAAATCATGCTCGTCGACAGCGGCGCGCAATATCTATCGGGCACCACCGACATCACCCGCACGCTCTCGACCGGCAAGCCGAGCGACGAGCAGCGCGACCGCTATACCCGCGTGCTCAAGGGCATGATCGCCATTTCCATGGCTCGCTTCCCCAAGGGCACCAGCGGCGCGCAGATCGACGTATTGGCGCGCCAGTTCCTCTGGCAGGATGGCATCACCTATAACCACGGTACCGGCCACGGCGTCGGCGCTTATCTGGGCGTGCACGAGGGCCCGGTGGGCATTTCCTCGCGCTACACACTGCCGCTCGAAGTGGGCAATGTGATCTCCAATGAGCCCGGCTATTACAAGACCGGCGAATATGGCATCCGCATCGAGAACCTGATCACCGTGGTGGAAAGCGCCGACTTCCCCGGCTTCCTCGAATTCGAGACCCTGACCCTGGCCCCCATCGACAAGCGCCTGATCCGCAAGTCTCTGCTGACCGATGCCGAACGCGCCTGGCTCGATGACTATCATTACCGAGTCTGGAAGCAGATCGGCCCACGGGTAAAGGGCAAGGTCAGGGATTGGCTGAAAGAGGCGACCGAGAAGCTGTAG
- a CDS encoding heavy metal-binding domain-containing protein: MIISTTPTLEGRPIKDYLGIVTGEVIVGANIFKDLFAGIRDIVGGRAGAYEGALRDARRQAYDELAYEAERMGADAVVGVDLDYEVVGQNGSMLMVSISGTAVRL; the protein is encoded by the coding sequence ATGATCATTTCGACCACGCCCACGCTCGAAGGCCGCCCGATCAAGGACTATCTCGGCATTGTCACCGGCGAGGTGATCGTCGGCGCCAATATCTTCAAGGATCTCTTCGCCGGCATTCGCGACATCGTCGGTGGCCGCGCCGGTGCCTATGAAGGCGCCCTGCGCGACGCGCGCCGCCAGGCCTATGACGAACTGGCCTATGAAGCCGAACGCATGGGCGCCGATGCCGTGGTGGGTGTCGATCTCGACTATGAAGTGGTCGGTCAAAATGGCTCCATGCTGATGGTCTCGATCTCCGGCACCGCTGTACGGCTCTGA
- a CDS encoding esterase-like activity of phytase family protein, whose product MNSPKLLTALTAALLATTVSVNAAEYFNRVSSFPVGQNNEEAEASSSEIITATDDGMTLIYSDSPAGGVGFVDISDVSAPKAGGFIQLEGEPTSVTVIGEKAYVAADTSESFAEPSGKLYVIDIASQAIDGEFELGGQPDSIAHNKDNTILAIAIENQRDEDVNDGAIPQAPAGFLTVITLDNGAVTEAGIKKVELTGQSIAPDDAEAEFVDFNDNDEIAVTLQENNYVAIIDAKTATVIGGFEAGETGVSGVDTKNDGKIDFSADKDAVPREPDAVKWLDNERLAIANEGDWNGGSRGWTIFSREGEVLFDSGNALDVNAAQLGHYPDYRNKKGVEPEGMEVATFGDTQYIFIAEERSSLIAVYKDNGAEPEFVQTLPSGISPEGVVAIPSRNLIATANEVDLREDGGVGSHVMVYELTEADAPAYPTIMSDLDADGHPIGWSAISGAVGDAEKPATLYAVSDNALYAAPAIYTIDASAVPAKITGKTIITRNGDVAQMMDMEGITLDGEGGFWLANEGDSDRLTPHALIHVNADGEIEEEIGFPVELLAGQKRFGAEGIAKVDDVLWVAMQREWGDDEKGFVKLLAYNLETEEWGAVSYPLEAAPEGGWVGLSEITVHGDYAYIVERDNQIADKAGLKSIYRVALSEMVPAAVDGELPVVSKELVRDLIPDLKTQNSYVVDKVESFAIDSEGNGFVITDNDGVDDSSGETHFWSIGAL is encoded by the coding sequence ATGAATTCGCCAAAACTGCTGACGGCTCTGACCGCAGCCCTGCTGGCCACGACCGTTTCGGTCAATGCCGCCGAATATTTTAATCGCGTATCGAGCTTTCCGGTTGGCCAGAACAATGAAGAAGCTGAAGCCAGCTCGTCGGAAATCATTACGGCAACCGATGACGGCATGACGCTGATCTATTCGGACAGCCCGGCCGGCGGCGTCGGCTTCGTCGACATCTCCGACGTCAGCGCACCCAAGGCTGGCGGCTTCATCCAGCTTGAAGGCGAGCCGACTTCGGTCACCGTGATCGGCGAAAAGGCCTATGTGGCTGCCGATACGTCGGAAAGCTTCGCCGAGCCCTCCGGCAAGCTCTATGTCATCGATATCGCCAGCCAGGCAATCGACGGCGAATTCGAACTGGGCGGCCAGCCCGACTCGATCGCCCATAACAAGGACAACACGATCCTTGCAATCGCCATCGAAAACCAGCGCGACGAGGACGTCAACGACGGCGCGATCCCGCAAGCTCCTGCCGGTTTCCTGACCGTCATCACGCTGGACAATGGTGCCGTCACCGAAGCCGGCATCAAGAAGGTCGAGCTGACCGGCCAGTCGATCGCGCCAGACGACGCCGAAGCCGAATTCGTCGATTTCAACGACAATGACGAGATCGCGGTAACCCTCCAGGAAAACAACTACGTCGCCATCATCGACGCCAAGACGGCAACGGTCATCGGTGGTTTCGAGGCTGGCGAGACCGGCGTTTCCGGGGTCGACACCAAGAACGACGGCAAGATCGATTTCTCGGCCGACAAGGACGCCGTTCCGCGTGAGCCGGATGCCGTCAAGTGGCTCGACAACGAGCGCCTCGCCATCGCCAATGAAGGCGACTGGAACGGCGGCTCGCGCGGTTGGACCATCTTCAGCCGCGAGGGCGAAGTGCTGTTCGATTCGGGCAATGCGCTCGATGTCAATGCGGCCCAGCTTGGTCACTATCCCGACTATCGCAACAAGAAGGGCGTCGAGCCCGAGGGCATGGAAGTCGCAACATTTGGCGACACCCAGTATATCTTCATCGCCGAAGAGCGTTCCTCGCTGATCGCCGTCTACAAGGACAATGGCGCCGAGCCCGAGTTCGTCCAGACGCTGCCGTCGGGCATTTCGCCGGAAGGCGTGGTTGCCATTCCTTCGCGCAACCTGATCGCCACGGCCAATGAAGTTGACCTGCGCGAAGATGGCGGCGTGGGCAGCCACGTCATGGTCTATGAACTGACCGAAGCCGACGCACCGGCCTATCCGACCATCATGAGCGATCTCGATGCCGATGGTCACCCGATCGGTTGGTCGGCCATTTCGGGCGCCGTTGGCGATGCAGAAAAGCCCGCAACGCTCTATGCCGTATCGGACAATGCGCTCTATGCCGCGCCGGCCATCTATACGATCGACGCTTCGGCCGTGCCGGCCAAGATCACGGGCAAGACCATCATCACCCGCAATGGTGACGTTGCCCAGATGATGGATATGGAAGGCATCACGCTGGATGGCGAAGGCGGCTTCTGGCTGGCCAATGAAGGCGACAGCGACAGGCTGACCCCGCATGCGCTGATCCATGTGAATGCCGACGGCGAAATCGAAGAAGAGATCGGTTTCCCGGTCGAATTGCTGGCTGGCCAGAAGCGCTTCGGCGCGGAAGGCATTGCCAAGGTTGACGATGTGCTGTGGGTCGCGATGCAGCGCGAATGGGGTGATGACGAGAAGGGCTTCGTGAAGCTCCTCGCCTATAACCTCGAAACCGAAGAATGGGGCGCTGTCAGCTACCCGCTGGAAGCTGCACCTGAAGGCGGCTGGGTCGGTCTCAGCGAAATCACCGTGCACGGCGACTATGCCTATATCGTCGAGCGCGACAACCAGATCGCAGACAAGGCCGGCCTCAAGTCGATCTACCGCGTCGCCCTCAGCGAGATGGTGCCGGCTGCCGTCGACGGGGAACTGCCGGTCGTCAGCAAGGAACTGGTGCGTGACCTGATCCCCGACCTCAAGACGCAGAACAGCTATGTGGTCGACAAGGTCGAGAGCTTTGCCATCGACAGCGAAGGCAATGGCTTTGTCATCACCGACAATGACGGTGTCGACGACAGCTCGGGCGAGACCCATTTCTGGAGCATCGGCGCTCTCTGA